CCCATGGCGTCGATGTGACGATCAACAACGGAAGTCGATTAAGAAATTGTCACTACGCGCTGCTATGCAGCATACGCTCTTATATTGCTCGATATTTCTGATAATTGCAGCAACCGAAGATTGAACGCGCGTGAGGATCGGCTTGCAGCGAGGACAGGGCGGCGACGGGGCCGAGGCGTGCCGGCCATACCGGGGATCCCTCGTGCCGATGTGTCGCTGCGGATGCGGGCCGGATCGTCCCCGTCGCTCAGGGCCCTGCCGACCACGTGACGCTTCGCGCGGCCGCGCGTTATCGCGGCGGACGACACGCGAGGAGAGCCCAGGATGCAGCGCGGCCACCCGAAGCCCGACCCGGTCGGCCCCGGCCAGGAGAGCGTGTGGGACTATCCCCGCCCCGGCTGGAACCGGTGCCGGAGCGCCTGCGCGTCGTCTTCGACGGGCTCACCATCGCCGACACGGTGCGGGGATGGCGGATCCTGGAGACGTCCCATCCGCCGAGCTACTACCTGCCGCCGGAGGACGTCGTGCCGGGCGCGCTCGTACCGGCCGGCGGCGGCTCCCCGTGCGAATGGAAGGGCCGCGCCCTCTACTTCGACGTCGTCGGGCCGCGGGGCCGGGCCGGGCGGGCGGCCTGGGCCTATCCGAACCCGACCGACGCCTTCGCAGCCCTCGCCGGGCACGTCGCGTTCTATGCCGGGGCGATGGAGGCGTGCTTCGTCGGCGACGCGCGCGTCACCCCGCAGCCGGGCGGCTTCTACGGCGGCTGGATCACGGACAACATCGTCGGACCGTTCAAGGGCGAGCCCGGCACAATGGGATGGTGATCCCCCCTCCTCTCACGCCGCGCGATCGGCCGGCCGCTCCTCGACCAGGGCGACGACGTCGTCCCAGCGCGACAGGAAGGCCGCGACGCAGTCGGGATCGAAATGCGCGCCCGATTGCTCCTCGAGGAAGCGCCGGGCCCGCTCCAGCGGCCAGCCGGGCTTGTAGACCCGGGCCGAGATCAGGGCGTCGAACACGTCGGCCACCGCCGTGATGCGGCCGGGCAGCGGGATCTCGGTGCCCTTGAGCCCCTGCGGGTAGCCCGCGCCGTCCCAGCGCTCGTGATGGGTGAGCGCGATCTCGGCGGCGAGCCGCAGGAGGCGCGACGGGCTGTCGTGCAGCATGCGGTAGCCCCGCAGGGCGTGCTGCATCATCTCGTAGCGCTCGGGCTCGGTGAGGGGCCCGGGCTTGCGCAGGATCGAGTCGGCGACGCCGATCTTCCCGATGTCGTGCATGGTGGAGGCGAGCGCGATGTCGTTGCCCTCCTCCTCCGACAGGCCGAGCCCGTCGGCGATGGCGAGCACGCAGCCGGCGACGCGGGTGAGGTGGTCGCCGGCCTGGTCGTCGCGGAACTCGGCGGCGAGCATCAGGCGGCGGATGATCTCGCGCTCGCGCTCCTGGCTCTCGGCCGCCGCCCGCTCGATCTCGCGGGTCAGCGCCCGGGCCTGGCTCTCGACCGCGTCCTGCGCGCGCGCGAGCGCGATCAGGTTGCGGCCGCGGATCGACAGGTCCGAGGCGTCGAGGGGCGGCAGCACCACGTCGGTGGCGCCGGCCTCCAGCCCGAGGCGGCGCGCCTCGGCCGGGTCGCCGTCGGCGATGAGCAGGATCGAGGTGTGGGCGAGGTGGGGCTTCAGGCGAAGGACGCGGATCAGCGCCGGCGCGTCGAGGCCGGGCCAGGCCTCGATCAGCACCAGGTCGACGGGTTTCGCCGCGAGGGCGGCGAGCGCCGCGCCGGGATCGGTCACCACGAGGGACGGCACGCCCGACGCGAACAACCGTGTCAGCCCGCCGGGATCGGGCCGGGCCGTGACGACCACGATTGCGGGATCGGCTGCATTGGTCATGGTCCCGGGGATTCCCTTCCGCGCCCGATGATGGCTCAAACTACCGCGACTTGATAAAGCATTCTTTAAGCTTCCGCACCGCGCGGGTGCCGGGACGGTTCAGGATCGAACTAACGCAAAACCTTGATCCGGCATCGTTTCCTTGCCGGAACTGCGACCCCGGGCGGAACTGCTTAGATCGTGAAATCCGCGCCGGCCCGCGGGCCGGCGACCTGCGCGGCCTCGGCCCGGCCGCAGAGATCCTCCACGGTCACCGAATCGAGCACCGCAAGGTACGCCCCGGCCGCCTCCGCCACCAGGGGGGCGACGACGAGACCGGCGACGTCGTGGCCGCCGAGACCGGGCTCGGCGTCCGGGCCGAGCACCGCCCGGGCGATGTCGCCGGCGCTGATGCGGCGGCGCTCGCGGGCGAGCTCGTAGCCGCCATGCGGCCCGCGCAGGCCCTTGAGCAGGCCGTGATGGACCAGGGCCTGCAGCACCGCCTCGAGGTGGCGGGGCGGCAGGGCGTGGCGCGCCGCCAGCGCCTTGGCGCTCACCGGCTGCGGCCGGGCATGGAGCGCGATGTCGACCATCGCGGCGAGCGCGAGGCGCAGGCGCGGCGGGTCGAGGGCGGCGCCCGAAGCGGGCCGGGAGGGGTGGAGCACCGCGTCCAAGCGCGTCGTCAGCCGCGGCCGGTCGAGCCGAAGCCGCCGGCGCCGCGGGTGCCGGTGCC
This is a stretch of genomic DNA from Methylobacterium sp. 17Sr1-1. It encodes these proteins:
- a CDS encoding HD domain-containing phosphohydrolase, encoding MTNAADPAIVVVTARPDPGGLTRLFASGVPSLVVTDPGAALAALAAKPVDLVLIEAWPGLDAPALIRVLRLKPHLAHTSILLIADGDPAEARRLGLEAGATDVVLPPLDASDLSIRGRNLIALARAQDAVESQARALTREIERAAAESQEREREIIRRLMLAAEFRDDQAGDHLTRVAGCVLAIADGLGLSEEEGNDIALASTMHDIGKIGVADSILRKPGPLTEPERYEMMQHALRGYRMLHDSPSRLLRLAAEIALTHHERWDGAGYPQGLKGTEIPLPGRITAVADVFDALISARVYKPGWPLERARRFLEEQSGAHFDPDCVAAFLSRWDDVVALVEERPADRAA
- a CDS encoding Rrf2 family transcriptional regulator, with protein sequence MLHPSRPASGAALDPPRLRLALAAMVDIALHARPQPVSAKALAARHALPPRHLEAVLQALVHHGLLKGLRGPHGGYELARERRRISAGDIARAVLGPDAEPGLGGHDVAGLVVAPLVAEAAGAYLAVLDSVTVEDLCGRAEAAQVAGPRAGADFTI